AGCGGCGTGCCTGGCCTGCCGAGCGCGTCGGTCGCGTCGGTGATCGAGAACAGCGGCCGCACGAGCGCGACGGCGGCGAGGACGGCCGCCAGCGGCAGGTTCACCCGGCGAAGCCGCTGCCCGAGCGTGGATTCGGGATGTGTGGACGTCATGTGGCCCATGGTCGCTGCGAAGCCCGTCTCCCGGTATCGCCCCTCAGCGGTCACTTGGCCTACCCCACTGGTTGCACCGAGCACGACGCCCTACCGCCCCGGTTGCGCGATCGTGCTCGTCGCGGGGCATGGGAGATCCATGGCAGAGGGCGGGCGTCCGGAATTGAAAGACCCCGCCCGGTACTCCGGGCGGGGTCCAGTCCGTGGTGCCGGGGCGGTCAGCGCTTCTTGCCGCCCGCGGTCGCCTTCAGGTAGTCGTGGTTGAGCCGCCCGATGACGTCCAGCGGGATGCCCTTCGGGCAGGCGACGGTGCACTCGCCGGTGTTGGTGCAGCCGCCGAAGCCCTCCTCGTCGTGGGTCTCCAGCATGGACACGACGCGGTCCCAGCGCTCCGGCTGCCCCTGCGGCATCAGCCCCAGGTGCGTGACCTTGGCGCCGAGGAACAGCGCGGCCGAGCCGTTCGGGCAGGCCGCGACGCAGGCGCCGCAGCCGATGCACTCGGCGGCCTCGAACGCGCGGTCGGCGTCGGGCTTCGGGACGGGCACGGCGTGCGCCTCGGGCGCGGTGCCGGTCGGCGCGGTGATGTAGCCGCCCGACTGGATGATCCGGTCGAACGCCGAGCGGTCGACGACCAGGTCCTTGACGACCGGGAACGCCGCGGCCCGCCACGGCTCGACGTCGATGACGTCGCCGTCCTTGAACTTGCGCATGTGCAGCTGGCACGTGGTGGTGGCCCGCTCGGGGCCGTGCGGGGTGCCGTTGATGACCAGCGAGCACATGCCGCAGATGCCCTCGCGGCAGTCGTGGTCGAACGCGATGGGCTCCTCGCCCTCGGCGATGAGCTTCTCGTTGAGGACGTCAAGCATCTCCAGAAACGAGGCGTCAGGGGAGACGTCGTCGAGCTTGTACTCGACCATCCGCCCCTTGTCCTGGGGGCCGCTCTGGCGCCAGACGCGCAGGGTGAGCTTCATGATTACTTGTAGGACCTCTGAGTCGGCTTGACGTATTCGAAGTTCAGGAACTCCTTGTGGAGGATGGGCTGCTCGCCCTCGCCGCCCCACTCCCATGCGGCGACGTAGGAGAAGTTGGCGTCGTCGCGCTTGGCCTCCCCG
The sequence above is drawn from the Actinomadura hallensis genome and encodes:
- a CDS encoding succinate dehydrogenase/fumarate reductase iron-sulfur subunit, with the protein product MKLTLRVWRQSGPQDKGRMVEYKLDDVSPDASFLEMLDVLNEKLIAEGEEPIAFDHDCREGICGMCSLVINGTPHGPERATTTCQLHMRKFKDGDVIDVEPWRAAAFPVVKDLVVDRSAFDRIIQSGGYITAPTGTAPEAHAVPVPKPDADRAFEAAECIGCGACVAACPNGSAALFLGAKVTHLGLMPQGQPERWDRVVSMLETHDEEGFGGCTNTGECTVACPKGIPLDVIGRLNHDYLKATAGGKKR